Proteins from one Aureimonas sp. SA4125 genomic window:
- a CDS encoding BtpA/SgcQ family protein — translation MNTSTKPIGQAGGDAIQSIFGRTKVVIGVVHLAALPGAPRHDGETVEAIYRRGLDDARAYLAGGCDGVIVENHGDVPFAKPDDIGHETSAHMAVVADRIRRELGRPIGVNVLANAAIPALAVASAAGASFIRVNQWANAYIANEGFIEGEAARAMRYRAHLRAKGIKIFADAHVKHGAHAIVADRPVEEQVKDLVFFDADAIIATGQRTGHAADLGYIRTIKEAAGLPTLVGSGVTPDNVNDILGIVDGVIVASSLKYDGVWWNQVEPARVTAFIDGIRR, via the coding sequence ATGAACACCTCCACCAAGCCGATCGGCCAGGCCGGCGGCGATGCCATCCAGTCGATTTTCGGCCGCACGAAGGTGGTGATCGGTGTCGTCCACCTTGCGGCTCTGCCGGGAGCCCCCCGACACGACGGCGAGACGGTAGAGGCGATCTACCGGCGCGGCCTCGACGACGCCCGCGCCTATCTCGCCGGCGGCTGTGACGGGGTAATTGTCGAGAACCACGGCGACGTACCCTTCGCCAAGCCCGACGACATCGGCCACGAGACATCGGCGCATATGGCCGTCGTCGCCGACCGCATCCGGCGCGAGCTCGGCCGGCCGATCGGCGTCAACGTGCTCGCCAACGCCGCAATCCCCGCGCTCGCCGTCGCGAGCGCTGCCGGCGCCAGCTTCATCCGTGTCAACCAATGGGCCAACGCCTACATCGCCAACGAGGGCTTCATCGAGGGCGAGGCGGCCCGCGCCATGCGCTACCGCGCCCATCTCCGGGCCAAGGGCATCAAAATCTTCGCTGACGCGCATGTGAAACACGGCGCCCATGCGATCGTCGCCGACCGGCCGGTCGAGGAGCAGGTCAAGGACCTCGTCTTCTTCGACGCCGACGCCATCATCGCCACCGGCCAGCGCACCGGCCATGCCGCGGATCTCGGCTACATCAGGACGATCAAGGAGGCCGCTGGCCTGCCGACGCTCGTCGGCAGCGGCGTGACGCCTGATAACGTCAACGACATCCTCGGCATCGTCGACGGCGTCATCGTTGCGAGTTCGCTGAAGTATGACGGCGTCTGGTGGAACCAGGTCGAACCTGCCCGCGTCACGGCTTTCATCGACGGCATCAGGCGGTGA
- a CDS encoding transporter substrate-binding domain-containing protein, giving the protein MCFDRDFRRLPGLLTRRLAVCALALAPLVLAGLPVQPARAADLDAIKAAGTMNVATEDDFHPFEFIEDGKPAGYDNELLALVQAEAPFKINQEIIPWAGILPGVTTGKYDMAVTAVLVNDERKQSLAFASPIAESTSFYAVRKDEDGIKSGTDLSGKTVGVQSGSAMLKHLQTFDAKLKAEGGAGVKEIIEYPSYPEAYQDLAIGRTDAVVNTRINLQSLVNSKPDVFAIGEAISEPVYIAWATAKGNDKLVEYIDSVLLGLRKNGKMYELQNKWFGTSFENMAETVQ; this is encoded by the coding sequence ATGTGTTTCGACCGTGACTTCCGCCGTCTTCCGGGCCTTCTCACGCGGCGACTGGCCGTCTGTGCGCTGGCGCTGGCGCCGCTGGTGCTCGCCGGCCTCCCGGTGCAGCCTGCCCGCGCTGCGGACCTTGATGCGATCAAGGCGGCCGGCACGATGAACGTGGCGACCGAAGACGACTTCCATCCCTTCGAATTCATCGAGGACGGCAAGCCCGCAGGCTATGACAACGAGCTTCTCGCGCTCGTCCAGGCCGAGGCCCCCTTCAAGATCAATCAGGAAATCATTCCCTGGGCGGGCATCCTGCCGGGCGTCACCACCGGCAAGTACGACATGGCCGTCACCGCCGTTCTGGTGAACGACGAACGCAAGCAGTCGCTCGCCTTCGCCAGTCCGATCGCCGAATCCACCAGCTTCTACGCCGTTCGCAAGGACGAGGACGGCATCAAGTCCGGCACCGACCTCAGCGGCAAAACCGTCGGCGTCCAGTCCGGAAGCGCAATGCTGAAGCACCTGCAGACTTTTGACGCCAAGCTGAAGGCCGAGGGCGGGGCTGGAGTCAAAGAGATCATCGAGTATCCGAGCTATCCCGAGGCCTATCAGGATCTCGCCATCGGCCGCACCGATGCCGTGGTCAACACACGCATCAACCTGCAGTCGCTGGTGAACTCGAAGCCGGACGTCTTCGCCATCGGCGAGGCGATCTCCGAACCTGTCTACATCGCCTGGGCCACGGCCAAGGGCAATGACAAGCTGGTCGAGTACATCGACTCCGTGCTGCTCGGCCTGCGCAAGAACGGCAAGATGTACGAACTGCAGAACAAATGGTTCGGCACCAGCTTCGAAAACATGGCCGAGACGGTCCAGTAG
- a CDS encoding amino acid ABC transporter permease, whose product MTWYDVYSICQGALFTVSISLASIVLGLPLGLGLALVRWSRLPVLNYLVIGYVSVIRASPSVTLALLIFFALPSFGLSLSPIAAGIITLTLSTAAFNAEIWRGALLAFPKDQLESAAAFGMRRGQRFRRIVFPQIVHAALPALVNEMTLQVKSSPAVAVLGIVEITRAATRVGARTYDPLPPILVAAVLYSLIVFVFVSLQRRIERRRGTGAPA is encoded by the coding sequence ATGACCTGGTACGACGTCTACAGCATCTGCCAGGGAGCGCTGTTCACCGTGTCGATCTCGCTGGCCAGCATCGTGCTCGGCCTGCCGCTCGGCCTCGGCCTGGCGCTGGTCCGCTGGTCCCGCCTGCCGGTGCTGAATTATCTCGTCATCGGCTATGTCAGCGTCATCCGGGCCTCGCCCTCGGTGACGCTGGCGCTGCTGATCTTCTTTGCGCTTCCCAGCTTCGGCCTGTCGCTCAGTCCGATCGCCGCGGGCATCATCACCCTGACGCTGAGTACCGCTGCCTTTAACGCCGAAATCTGGCGCGGCGCGCTGCTGGCCTTTCCCAAAGACCAGCTGGAGTCGGCCGCCGCCTTCGGAATGAGGCGAGGACAGCGCTTTCGCCGCATCGTCTTCCCGCAGATCGTCCATGCCGCCCTGCCCGCCCTCGTCAATGAGATGACGCTGCAGGTGAAGAGCAGCCCCGCCGTCGCCGTTCTCGGGATCGTCGAGATCACGCGGGCGGCCACGCGCGTCGGGGCACGGACCTACGATCCACTGCCGCCGATCCTTGTCGCCGCCGTCCTCTACAGCTTGATCGTCTTCGTCTTCGTCAGCCTGCAGCGCCGGATCGAGCGCCGTCGCGGCACGGGAGCCCCGGCATGA
- a CDS encoding amino acid ABC transporter permease: MSGIDIVWEHRDVLLAGFGNTLLLFSVAALASLGLGAVLTMALMARSRLARRLATLYVDSMRCMPFLLFAYLLYFGLPSLGIRMNNWTSGLVALILYNTAYMAELLRAAWSSLPKDNIEAGQAFGFHGWRLVRHIILPQVFFAAAPMIGNQTIQIVKDSAFLTIIAVSELTHAAMAIQTTYFVPFASFVAAILFYWATCMVIELGVALVGRRALVRR; this comes from the coding sequence ATGAGCGGCATCGACATCGTCTGGGAGCACCGCGACGTCCTCTTGGCAGGTTTCGGGAACACGCTGCTGCTGTTCTCGGTGGCCGCCCTCGCATCGCTGGGGCTCGGCGCCGTCCTGACGATGGCCCTCATGGCGCGCAGCCGCCTCGCCCGGCGCCTTGCCACCCTCTATGTCGACAGCATGCGCTGCATGCCCTTCCTATTGTTCGCGTATCTGCTGTATTTCGGCCTGCCGAGCTTGGGTATCCGGATGAACAACTGGACCTCCGGCCTCGTCGCCCTGATCCTCTACAACACCGCCTACATGGCCGAACTGCTGCGCGCTGCGTGGAGCAGCCTCCCGAAGGACAACATCGAGGCGGGCCAGGCCTTCGGCTTCCACGGCTGGCGACTGGTGCGGCACATCATCCTGCCGCAGGTCTTCTTCGCCGCCGCGCCGATGATTGGCAACCAGACCATCCAGATCGTCAAGGACAGCGCCTTCCTGACGATCATCGCCGTCTCCGAGCTCACCCATGCCGCGATGGCGATCCAGACCACCTACTTCGTACCCTTCGCCTCCTTCGTGGCGGCGATCCTGTTCTACTGGGCCACCTGCATGGTGATCGAGCTCGGCGTCGCCCTCGTCGGCCGCCGCGCCCTTGTCAGACGCTGA